A single region of the Deinococcus radiodurans R1 = ATCC 13939 = DSM 20539 genome encodes:
- the cobO gene encoding cob(I)yrinic acid a,c-diamide adenosyltransferase, whose amino-acid sequence MDDATRERREAAMRELTEQRDNYRKKEGISKGRRGLLIVNTGKGKGKTTAALGLMLRAHGRGLRVKMFQFLKHDTAKFGEHRTLDMLEIPYQGLGDGWTWRSRDLENSAELAAHGWALAREAIESGEYDLIVLDEFTYPLKYGWVAWAEVEPVLKNRDPLLHVIITGRDAIPELIALADTVSEIQPVKHAYEQGIGGQTGIEY is encoded by the coding sequence ATGGACGACGCCACCCGCGAGCGCCGCGAGGCCGCCATGCGCGAACTCACCGAGCAGCGCGACAATTACCGCAAGAAAGAGGGGATAAGCAAGGGCCGCCGGGGGCTGCTGATCGTCAACACCGGCAAAGGCAAGGGCAAAACCACCGCCGCCCTGGGGCTGATGCTGCGGGCACACGGACGGGGGCTGCGCGTCAAGATGTTCCAGTTTCTCAAGCATGACACCGCCAAATTCGGTGAGCACCGCACGCTGGATATGCTGGAGATTCCCTATCAGGGCCTCGGCGACGGCTGGACGTGGCGCTCCCGCGACCTGGAGAACTCGGCGGAGCTGGCCGCGCACGGCTGGGCCCTGGCCCGTGAAGCCATCGAGAGTGGCGAGTACGACCTGATCGTGCTCGACGAGTTCACCTACCCGCTCAAGTACGGCTGGGTGGCCTGGGCCGAGGTGGAACCCGTTCTGAAAAATCGTGACCCGCTGCTACACGTCATCATCACGGGCCGCGACGCCATTCCCGAACTGATCGCGCTCGCCGATACGGTCAGTGAGATTCAGCCGGTCAAGCACGCCTACGAGCAGGGGATCGGGGGACAGACGGGGATTGAATATTAA
- a CDS encoding cobyrinate a,c-diamide synthase: MNRFVLAAPGSGSGKTTVAALLCLALRARGLSVQPFKLGPDYLDPTHLTRAAGRETRNLDSFLLAPERLQTLFARAAAQAEVCVIEGVMGLYDGRDPGSDEHSTAALARLLGARVVLVIDAGGMARTVAAVAAGLRDFGEGVNVAGVILNRVGSVRHAELCAEALTQVGLACLGFLLQDDALRLPSRHLGLLSAQQASWDEAAALAAARYLDLDALLNVTRAPDLSSSSSMSPPPSTRIAYAFDSAFHFYYPDALDELRSCGAELVPFSPLEDAGVPEDVGGLLLGGGYPEAHAAELAANERMRRSVRAFAASGRPVVGECGGLMYLSETLEDENGVTHEMCGVVPYRTRMARRLSLGYRDALSLADSPLLPAGTAIRGHEFHFSTLTHEPTHPAYRWRTHDGQEVAEGYARGNVLASYLHLHYGGFPAVAARLVERCQ; this comes from the coding sequence ATTAACCGTTTCGTCCTCGCCGCTCCGGGCTCTGGCAGCGGCAAAACCACCGTCGCCGCGCTGCTGTGTCTCGCCCTGCGTGCGCGTGGCCTGAGCGTGCAGCCCTTTAAACTCGGCCCCGATTACCTGGACCCCACCCACCTCACCCGGGCTGCCGGGCGGGAAACGCGCAACTTGGACAGCTTTCTGCTGGCGCCGGAGCGGCTGCAAACCCTTTTTGCACGGGCGGCGGCCCAGGCCGAAGTCTGCGTGATCGAAGGCGTCATGGGCCTCTACGACGGACGCGACCCAGGCAGCGACGAGCATTCCACCGCCGCGCTTGCCCGGCTGCTGGGCGCGCGAGTCGTGCTGGTGATCGACGCGGGCGGCATGGCCCGCACTGTAGCGGCCGTGGCGGCGGGCCTGCGCGATTTTGGCGAAGGGGTGAATGTCGCGGGCGTCATTCTCAACCGTGTCGGCAGTGTCCGCCACGCCGAACTCTGCGCGGAGGCACTCACCCAGGTGGGACTGGCCTGTCTCGGCTTCTTGCTGCAAGACGACGCGCTACGCCTCCCGTCCCGTCACCTCGGCCTGCTGAGCGCACAGCAGGCGAGCTGGGACGAGGCGGCGGCGTTGGCAGCGGCCCGGTACCTGGATCTGGACGCCCTGCTGAACGTGACCCGGGCCCCCGACCTGTCTTCCTCATCAAGCATGAGCCCTCCCCCATCAACACGCATCGCCTACGCTTTTGACAGCGCCTTCCACTTCTATTACCCCGACGCGCTGGACGAACTGCGCTCCTGCGGCGCGGAACTGGTGCCGTTTAGTCCACTCGAAGATGCCGGGGTGCCGGAAGATGTCGGCGGGCTGCTGCTCGGCGGCGGCTACCCGGAGGCGCACGCGGCGGAGCTGGCGGCCAACGAGCGCATGCGCCGGAGCGTCCGCGCCTTCGCTGCCTCCGGGCGCCCGGTGGTGGGCGAATGCGGCGGGCTGATGTACCTGAGCGAAACGCTGGAAGATGAAAACGGCGTGACGCACGAGATGTGCGGCGTGGTTCCCTACCGGACCCGCATGGCACGGCGCCTCAGCCTGGGCTACCGCGACGCGCTGAGCCTGGCCGACTCTCCCCTGTTGCCCGCCGGTACCGCCATTCGCGGGCATGAGTTCCACTTCAGCACGCTGACGCATGAGCCGACCCACCCGGCCTACCGCTGGCGAACGCACGATGGGCAGGAGGTGGCAGAAGGCTACGCGCGGGGCAACGTGCTGGCAAGTTACCTGCACCTGCACTACGGCGGATTTCCGGCGGTGGCAGCCCGGCTGGTGGAGCGTTGCCAGTGA
- the cbiB gene encoding adenosylcobinamide-phosphate synthase CbiB has protein sequence MPVRRRALLLALALDTLGEPPAYFHPVIYMGNYLRWAQTHWCGKTAKQQFTQGAAGWALGAGLAAGAGWTASGLPWWVQGALLKPLLARKALFDAVAEVAGALEQGDVPEARRLLAWHLVSRDTSQLTAAEVAGAAIESLAENLSDSVVAPLLAYRAGGLPLAAAYRLTNTADAMWGYRTPELEDAGKAAAKADDLFNLAPARLTALCTLMVSGSQSWRVWVRDRRNPASPNAGHPMSAFAGALGVRLDKRGVYVLNAAGAAPGPEHLAPALALARRTLVLAVLVLLLPFPGRLSRRPHA, from the coding sequence TTGCCAGTGAGACGGCGCGCCCTACTGCTGGCCCTCGCGCTGGATACCCTGGGCGAACCGCCTGCTTACTTTCACCCCGTGATCTACATGGGAAATTACCTGCGCTGGGCGCAGACCCACTGGTGCGGGAAAACGGCGAAACAGCAGTTCACGCAAGGCGCGGCAGGCTGGGCGCTCGGCGCAGGTCTGGCAGCGGGCGCCGGCTGGACGGCGTCCGGCTTGCCCTGGTGGGTGCAGGGCGCCCTGCTCAAGCCTTTGCTGGCGCGTAAAGCCCTCTTTGACGCGGTGGCCGAAGTTGCCGGGGCACTGGAACAGGGCGATGTGCCGGAGGCGCGGCGCTTGCTGGCGTGGCACCTGGTCAGCCGGGACACCTCCCAGTTGACGGCGGCGGAAGTGGCGGGCGCGGCGATTGAAAGCCTGGCCGAGAACCTCTCTGACAGCGTGGTCGCGCCGCTGCTCGCCTACCGAGCAGGAGGGTTGCCCCTCGCCGCCGCCTACCGCCTGACGAACACGGCGGACGCGATGTGGGGCTACCGCACGCCTGAGCTGGAGGACGCGGGCAAGGCCGCCGCCAAAGCCGACGACCTGTTCAACCTCGCCCCGGCGCGGCTGACTGCCCTTTGCACGCTGATGGTGAGCGGGAGCCAGAGCTGGCGCGTGTGGGTACGCGACCGGCGCAACCCGGCCAGTCCAAACGCCGGGCACCCCATGAGCGCCTTTGCCGGCGCCCTGGGCGTGCGGTTGGACAAAAGAGGGGTCTACGTGCTGAACGCAGCCGGCGCGGCTCCTGGTCCTGAACACCTCGCACCAGCGCTGGCCCTTGCCCGCCGGACGCTGGTGCTGGCGGTGTTGGTCTTGCTGCTGCCTTTCCCAGGCCGCCTTTCCCGGAGACCCCATGCCTGA
- a CDS encoding aminotransferase class I/II-fold pyridoxal phosphate-dependent enzyme, with protein sequence MPDDALPGLVPRIPHGGPSSAAFVGLDFSVNCNPYGPNPALLAAVRGADHAHYPDPSYLGVRRRLADWHGVSPDEVVLSVGASDLLHRVVRAFLPAGDVLLSLHAPFGELARAAQLQRAKIHVMDEVPAALPPRTRLVYVGQPHNPTGRRLCAPELDILANACAAAHALLVLDLAYAPFLSLPVHHHPFTINVLSPGKAHGLVGARPAYALARAEVTARLDNLAPAWHLPAGTAALLAALPAAQDFLSETLPRVQNDAAALAHALREFGPVERRGTPFLTLEVGDAAAVARKLLPLGIRVRDCASYGLPGRVRVSTQANKNDRRLIGALQEVLYG encoded by the coding sequence ATGCCTGATGACGCTCTCCCTGGCCTAGTGCCCCGCATTCCGCACGGCGGCCCATCGAGTGCCGCTTTCGTCGGCCTCGATTTCAGCGTCAACTGCAATCCCTACGGCCCGAATCCGGCCCTCCTCGCTGCTGTGCGCGGCGCCGACCACGCGCACTATCCCGATCCCAGCTATCTCGGCGTGCGCCGGAGGCTGGCCGACTGGCACGGCGTTTCTCCCGACGAGGTAGTTCTCAGCGTCGGCGCATCGGACCTGCTGCACCGCGTCGTCCGCGCCTTTTTGCCTGCGGGAGACGTGCTGCTGAGTCTTCACGCCCCGTTCGGTGAACTCGCCCGCGCCGCGCAGTTGCAACGGGCGAAAATTCACGTGATGGACGAGGTGCCCGCTGCTCTGCCGCCCCGTACCCGCCTCGTCTACGTGGGGCAGCCGCACAACCCGACGGGGCGCCGACTCTGCGCGCCGGAACTAGACATTCTGGCGAACGCCTGCGCCGCTGCCCACGCGTTGCTGGTGCTCGACCTTGCCTACGCGCCCTTTCTGTCGCTCCCTGTTCACCATCACCCATTCACCATCAATGTTCTGTCTCCCGGCAAAGCCCACGGCCTCGTCGGAGCGCGGCCCGCCTACGCTCTTGCCCGCGCGGAGGTCACGGCGCGGCTGGACAACCTCGCCCCAGCATGGCACCTCCCGGCGGGCACGGCGGCGCTGCTCGCGGCCTTGCCCGCCGCACAAGATTTCCTGTCCGAGACGCTGCCCCGCGTGCAGAATGACGCCGCAGCTCTGGCCCACGCCCTGCGCGAATTTGGCCCCGTGGAACGCCGCGGCACGCCCTTTCTGACTCTGGAAGTCGGTGACGCGGCGGCAGTCGCGCGAAAACTGCTGCCACTGGGCATCCGGGTGCGTGACTGCGCGAGCTACGGCCTGCCGGGGCGGGTGCGGGTAAGTACGCAGGCGAACAAGAATGACCGGCGGCTCATCGGCGCTCTCCAGGAGGTTCTCTATGGGTAA
- a CDS encoding cobyric acid synthase — translation MGKAIMVQGCTSNAGKSYLCAALCRMLSDEGLRVAPFKAQNMSNNAGVTPPESSAPGLEMGRAQLVQARAARVVPDVRMNPVLLKPEADTSSQVVLLGRAAPELTALPWRERKPRLWPFVKGALHSLLDEFDVVVIEGAGSPAEVNLRPSDIVNMRVAREARAAVLLAADIDRGGAFAHLLGTWHCLMPEERALMRGFILNRFRGDASLLAPAPEWLEEQTGVPTLGVVPWLNVALPEEDGVAVEAPAAIIPSPSTGFVAIPRLPRVSNLDEFAPLGELARWVTSPQELAGARAVILPGSKSTAADLAWLRATGLAGAVTRLAVQGVPVLGICGGLQMLGQTLSDPQGVEGGSAASGGKVYGLGLLDLHTAFAADKTTRLSEVRDPETGLRLQGYEIHHGQTRSGPGVQTLVPGLLWRSGNVRGTYLHGLLENSAYLEHFLRWADLPVPACLDSLDARLDAIAAQVQAGLSWDRVRALL, via the coding sequence ATGGGTAAGGCCATCATGGTTCAGGGCTGCACGTCGAATGCGGGCAAGTCCTACCTCTGCGCGGCGCTGTGCCGGATGCTCAGTGACGAGGGGCTGCGGGTAGCCCCCTTCAAAGCCCAGAACATGAGCAACAACGCGGGGGTCACGCCCCCGGAGAGTTCAGCGCCGGGCCTGGAAATGGGCCGCGCTCAGCTGGTGCAGGCCCGCGCTGCCCGCGTGGTGCCCGACGTGCGGATGAATCCGGTGCTGCTCAAGCCCGAGGCCGACACGAGCAGTCAGGTGGTGCTGCTGGGACGCGCCGCTCCCGAGCTGACCGCCCTGCCCTGGCGCGAGCGTAAGCCCCGGCTGTGGCCCTTTGTCAAAGGCGCCCTTCACAGCCTGCTGGACGAGTTCGACGTGGTGGTCATCGAGGGCGCGGGCAGCCCTGCCGAGGTTAACCTGCGCCCGAGCGACATCGTGAACATGCGCGTTGCCCGTGAGGCCCGGGCCGCCGTGCTGCTCGCCGCCGACATTGACCGGGGCGGCGCCTTTGCCCACTTGCTCGGCACCTGGCATTGCCTGATGCCCGAGGAGCGCGCCTTGATGCGCGGGTTTATCCTCAACCGGTTTCGCGGCGACGCTTCTCTGCTCGCTCCCGCGCCTGAGTGGCTCGAAGAGCAGACCGGCGTGCCGACCCTGGGCGTGGTGCCCTGGCTGAACGTCGCGCTGCCCGAGGAAGACGGCGTGGCTGTAGAGGCCCCAGCTGCCATCATCCCCTCACCGTCAACGGGCTTTGTTGCCATTCCCCGGCTGCCCCGCGTGTCCAACCTCGACGAGTTCGCGCCGCTGGGTGAACTGGCCCGCTGGGTCACGTCGCCGCAGGAGCTGGCTGGAGCGAGGGCGGTCATTCTTCCTGGCAGCAAAAGCACCGCCGCCGACCTCGCCTGGTTGCGGGCCACCGGGCTGGCTGGCGCCGTGACCCGCCTCGCTGTGCAGGGCGTGCCGGTACTGGGCATCTGCGGGGGCCTGCAAATGCTGGGGCAGACCCTTTCCGACCCGCAGGGGGTGGAGGGCGGGAGCGCTGCGTCTGGGGGAAAAGTGTACGGGCTGGGCCTGCTCGACCTGCACACGGCCTTCGCCGCCGATAAGACCACCCGCCTGAGCGAAGTCCGTGACCCCGAAACCGGCCTGCGGCTTCAGGGGTACGAGATTCACCACGGCCAAACCCGCAGCGGGCCAGGCGTACAAACGCTGGTGCCCGGGCTGCTGTGGCGCTCCGGCAATGTGCGCGGCACCTATCTGCACGGCCTGCTGGAAAACTCAGCTTATCTGGAGCACTTCCTGCGCTGGGCCGACTTGCCAGTGCCGGCGTGCCTGGACTCGCTTGACGCCCGCCTCGACGCCATCGCCGCGCAGGTCCAAGCGGGCCTGAGCTGGGACCGGGTGCGGGCGCTGCTTTAA
- a CDS encoding PIN domain-containing protein has protein sequence MLLDASALLAFLLKEEGGLEVLKVVSSQPCWISSVTLTEVQGKLVGRGAFTPRQVEAQLGPLLGFVREVPFESACRKKASFYYARKSPYGLSLGDAACLGTAEALKLDVLTAEKGWAEIPDLPFKV, from the coding sequence ATGCTCCTTGATGCCAGTGCCTTGTTGGCATTTTTGCTGAAAGAAGAAGGCGGCCTTGAAGTCTTGAAGGTCGTCAGCTCCCAGCCCTGCTGGATCAGCAGCGTCACCCTGACCGAAGTCCAGGGCAAGCTCGTCGGCCGTGGTGCCTTCACCCCCCGCCAGGTCGAGGCCCAGCTGGGGCCGCTGCTGGGTTTTGTCCGCGAAGTGCCTTTCGAGAGTGCCTGCCGGAAAAAGGCGTCGTTTTATTACGCCCGCAAGTCGCCTTATGGTCTGAGCCTCGGTGACGCCGCCTGTCTGGGCACTGCGGAAGCCCTGAAGCTGGATGTGCTGACCGCCGAAAAAGGCTGGGCTGAGATTCCTGACCTGCCCTTCAAGGTGTAG
- a CDS encoding AbrB/MazE/SpoVT family DNA-binding domain-containing protein encodes MTTHAYNLKLQAQGRIVVPTDVRTELGVQEGDELILVKEDFGYRMTSRRLLAESLYGSLKKAEGDERDFTQELLDERQAEAKEKGW; translated from the coding sequence ATGACTACTCATGCCTACAATCTGAAACTTCAGGCACAGGGCCGTATTGTAGTCCCCACTGACGTCCGTACCGAACTCGGCGTCCAAGAGGGTGATGAACTTATCTTAGTCAAAGAAGACTTCGGTTACCGGATGACCAGTCGTAGGCTCCTCGCGGAATCTCTATACGGCAGCCTGAAGAAAGCAGAGGGTGACGAGCGGGACTTCACCCAGGAACTGCTCGACGAACGTCAGGCTGAAGCCAAAGAGAAGGGCTGGTAA
- a CDS encoding hemin ABC transporter substrate-binding protein codes for MKKAFLSTLLLLSSASAAQIKGADGVTVGVSNPKRVVALNATTVEMIYRLGKQKTIVGTDVSGVYPLNKIPSVGHWAQLPAEGIISLKPDLVIGTADNFAAGKNGTVVQQLRAAGIKVLVLPATDTGGLNGVKTRLNMLGQVYNVPNAAASLTKSFDTTMKAVTANKPKKAPKVIFLYAHSASDASIYGTEGGANELITLAGGKNAAPFKDTKALTAEALVAINPDAIVMLERGLDGVGGLEGLLKMPGVAQTNAGRDKRVYTVDNSIRWIGPRLPEFALKLARQFKADFR; via the coding sequence ATGAAGAAGGCTTTTCTGTCCACGTTGCTGCTCCTGTCGTCCGCTTCTGCTGCCCAGATTAAGGGGGCAGACGGCGTCACCGTCGGGGTTTCCAATCCCAAGCGCGTGGTCGCGCTGAACGCCACCACCGTGGAAATGATCTACCGCCTGGGCAAGCAGAAGACTATCGTCGGCACCGATGTCAGTGGCGTCTATCCCCTCAACAAGATTCCCAGCGTGGGGCATTGGGCGCAGCTTCCCGCTGAGGGCATCATAAGCCTGAAACCCGATCTCGTGATCGGCACCGCCGACAATTTTGCTGCCGGGAAAAACGGCACGGTCGTGCAACAACTCCGTGCGGCGGGGATCAAAGTACTGGTGCTGCCCGCCACTGATACGGGCGGCCTGAATGGAGTCAAGACGCGCCTGAACATGCTGGGTCAGGTCTACAACGTCCCCAACGCTGCTGCCAGCTTGACCAAGAGCTTCGATACCACCATGAAAGCCGTGACGGCCAATAAGCCTAAGAAGGCTCCTAAAGTCATTTTCCTGTACGCCCACAGCGCCAGCGACGCCAGCATCTACGGCACGGAAGGCGGCGCGAATGAGCTGATTACCCTGGCCGGCGGCAAGAACGCGGCCCCCTTCAAGGACACCAAAGCCCTGACCGCCGAGGCGCTGGTCGCTATCAATCCCGACGCTATTGTCATGCTGGAGCGCGGGCTGGACGGTGTAGGGGGTCTGGAAGGACTGCTGAAGATGCCTGGTGTCGCCCAGACGAATGCGGGCAGGGATAAGCGGGTCTACACCGTGGACAACTCGATTCGCTGGATTGGCCCGCGTCTGCCCGAATTTGCGCTGAAGCTGGCCCGGCAGTTCAAGGCAGATTTCCGGTGA
- a CDS encoding FecCD family ABC transporter permease: MASSAFPVSRQRSRAALSLVLLPLLLLLTLIMAVGTGAVHIAPLQVVSILLAPLGIAPLQGYEEQQAAVLWAIRLPRVMLGMLVGAGLAVAGAAMQGLFRNPLADPGLLGISSGASLAAAMSVVLGFHAFGNYSLPVAAFTGSLLATMLIYMLSQDRGRVNATTMLLSGIAINALCGAGTGLMTFLATDEQLRSITFWSLGSLGGATWPTVLSAAPLILAGTLILPFMARALNALMLGESGASHLGVNVQTVKWSVVALVALSVGAGVAVAGTIGFVGLVVPHLLRLLTGPNHRTLLPASALLGAALLVLADLVSRTIAMPAEVPIGIITALLGAPFFLYLLRAGRKEVGA, from the coding sequence GTGGCATCCTCTGCCTTTCCTGTCAGTCGGCAGCGTTCGCGAGCAGCGCTCTCACTTGTGCTCTTGCCGCTGCTGCTCCTGCTGACGCTGATCATGGCAGTAGGCACAGGAGCCGTTCACATTGCACCGCTGCAAGTGGTGAGCATTCTGCTGGCCCCCCTGGGCATTGCACCGCTGCAAGGCTATGAGGAGCAACAGGCCGCCGTACTGTGGGCCATTCGGCTGCCGCGCGTGATGCTAGGGATGCTGGTGGGCGCGGGGCTGGCGGTGGCGGGCGCAGCCATGCAGGGACTTTTCCGCAACCCACTGGCCGACCCGGGACTCCTGGGAATTTCGTCGGGGGCCAGCCTCGCCGCCGCGATGAGCGTGGTGCTGGGGTTCCACGCCTTCGGCAACTACTCGCTGCCCGTCGCCGCGTTCACGGGTTCGCTGCTCGCCACGATGCTGATCTACATGCTGTCGCAGGACCGTGGGCGGGTCAACGCAACCACCATGCTGCTCTCGGGCATCGCCATCAACGCGCTGTGCGGCGCAGGTACGGGCCTGATGACTTTTCTGGCGACGGATGAGCAGCTCCGAAGCATTACCTTCTGGAGTTTGGGTTCGCTGGGGGGCGCGACCTGGCCCACCGTCCTGAGCGCTGCTCCACTGATTCTGGCTGGCACATTGATTTTGCCCTTTATGGCCCGCGCCCTCAACGCGCTGATGCTGGGCGAAAGCGGCGCATCACATCTGGGGGTGAACGTGCAGACCGTCAAATGGAGTGTGGTCGCTCTGGTGGCTCTGAGTGTAGGGGCAGGCGTGGCAGTGGCAGGAACCATCGGTTTTGTGGGACTGGTGGTTCCGCACCTGCTGCGGCTGCTGACTGGGCCGAACCACCGCACGCTGCTGCCCGCTTCGGCCCTCCTGGGCGCAGCATTGCTGGTGCTAGCCGACCTCGTTTCGCGCACCATCGCCATGCCGGCTGAAGTGCCAATCGGGATTATCACCGCGCTGCTGGGCGCACCGTTTTTCCTGTATCTGCTGCGGGCGGGCCGGAAGGAGGTGGGCGCATGA
- a CDS encoding heme ABC transporter ATP-binding protein: MTASSPSIRVTDLSYSVAGRELLSKLKFHLQSGEMLAVLGRNGAGKSTLLKHLTGELGKSGVELFGQPLRDIKPAEAAKRRAVLPQQTPLSFAYEVLDVVLLGRIPHGQRETVQDRAIAAACLERVGLSGYETRDVLTLSGGEQQRVHFARTLAQLHGVIGERVLLLDEPTASLDLAHQHATLRLARELCREGVGVLAVLHDLNLAAQYADRVLMLAEGHVIACDHPAVALTPESIRTAYGHEVLVTQHPCLNCPLIVSAS, translated from the coding sequence ATGACAGCTTCTTCGCCTTCCATTCGCGTGACCGACCTGAGCTACTCGGTGGCGGGGCGCGAACTGCTCTCTAAGCTCAAATTCCATCTGCAAAGCGGCGAGATGCTGGCGGTGCTGGGGCGCAACGGGGCTGGAAAAAGCACGCTTCTCAAGCACCTGACGGGCGAACTTGGCAAGAGCGGAGTAGAACTGTTCGGGCAGCCGCTCCGGGACATCAAGCCTGCCGAAGCCGCCAAGCGCCGCGCCGTGTTGCCGCAGCAAACGCCCCTTTCGTTTGCCTATGAGGTGCTGGACGTGGTGCTGCTGGGCCGCATTCCGCACGGGCAGCGCGAGACGGTGCAGGACCGGGCTATTGCCGCCGCATGTCTGGAAAGGGTTGGCCTGAGCGGATACGAAACCCGTGATGTGCTGACCCTGTCCGGTGGCGAGCAGCAACGTGTTCACTTTGCCCGCACCCTGGCGCAGTTGCATGGCGTCATCGGTGAACGGGTGCTGCTGCTCGACGAACCCACTGCCAGTCTGGACCTGGCCCATCAGCACGCAACTTTGCGGCTTGCCCGCGAACTGTGCCGGGAAGGCGTGGGGGTTCTGGCCGTCCTCCACGACCTGAACCTCGCCGCGCAATACGCCGACCGGGTGCTGATGCTCGCGGAAGGTCACGTTATCGCCTGTGACCATCCCGCCGTCGCCCTGACGCCCGAGAGCATCCGTACTGCCTACGGTCATGAGGTTCTGGTCACGCAGCACCCCTGCCTGAACTGTCCTCTGATTGTGAGCGCCAGCTAG
- a CDS encoding siderophore-interacting protein, protein MSDLITRVSLPLKRRQITVKAVTDLTPTLRRITLTGDDLADFSSPGADDHIKLFFTPLDGSDLIGRDYTPRTFRPDVLELDLDFVLHERGIATTWARKANVGDELLIGGPRGSTLVKYEFDEYLLVADDAALPALARRLEELPAGVKVITLVEVQSAAHQLPLSSAATLTLRWLHRGDAAPGTTTLLRDAVAEWKTPSGTAFVWVGAERKAALGIKENLLARGLDAETMRVTAYWTNDRAEPSQLE, encoded by the coding sequence ATGTCTGACCTTATTACCCGTGTTTCTTTACCGCTTAAGCGCCGCCAGATCACGGTCAAAGCCGTGACTGACCTGACACCGACCCTGCGCCGCATCACCCTGACGGGAGATGACCTTGCCGATTTCAGTAGTCCTGGCGCAGACGACCATATCAAGCTCTTTTTTACGCCTTTGGACGGCAGCGACCTCATCGGACGCGATTACACCCCCCGCACCTTCCGACCTGACGTGCTGGAGCTGGATTTAGACTTCGTCCTGCATGAACGGGGAATAGCGACGACCTGGGCCAGAAAGGCCAACGTTGGCGATGAATTGCTGATAGGCGGGCCGCGCGGCTCCACGCTGGTGAAGTACGAATTTGATGAATATTTGCTGGTGGCCGATGACGCGGCCTTGCCCGCGCTGGCCCGCCGCCTGGAAGAACTGCCCGCTGGCGTCAAGGTCATCACATTGGTCGAAGTTCAGAGCGCGGCCCACCAACTGCCCCTGTCATCGGCAGCTACCCTGACCCTGCGCTGGCTGCATAGAGGAGATGCAGCACCAGGTACGACCACGCTCCTGCGGGACGCGGTGGCCGAATGGAAAACGCCCTCAGGCACAGCCTTTGTCTGGGTCGGCGCGGAACGCAAGGCGGCGCTTGGCATCAAGGAGAACCTGTTGGCACGGGGACTGGACGCCGAAACCATGCGCGTGACGGCTTACTGGACAAATGATAGAGCTGAGCCGTCACAACTTGAGTAA